The proteins below come from a single Cervus elaphus chromosome 4, mCerEla1.1, whole genome shotgun sequence genomic window:
- the ODAD1 gene encoding outer dynein arm-docking complex subunit 1 isoform X4: MAPHSSTLAWKIPWMEESGASPSLAKMPFGLSAGSTRSEDGSEAFLEGMVDWELSRLQRQCKVMEDERRAYSKEVHQRINKQLEEIQRLEGVRHKLRVQISIAQSQVRRLRDSERLENMGHLLKCQVRVQAEVKELQAQNQALDRQIQEWESRNSAHSKNARSPGCVQDHKVKSQRRIKSLENQLDKVICRFDIQLAQNATLREELDLLRIERNRYLNVDRKLQKEIQLLKDSVRNLMVSSTSAYTVREEAKTKLGMLRERAEKEVAQNETEVQILQRQIAHLEQLHRFLNLKNGDRQPDSAIVEKREQRAQEVAEGLRKTSQEKLVLRYEDALNKLSQLTGETDPDLLVEKYLELEERNFAEFNFINEQNSELEHLQEEIKEMQEALVSGRRSEEDRRAQQEQQRAELQQRVDDVHSEADDLEARYHNFRGQLEKLKTNIQHLFTRVQCDSTIINDLLGVKTHMRDRDISLFLSLIEKRLVQLLTVQAFLETQNNTSTSMLNASLMVLGQSSEDFPKKVAPPQPPDNLEDPPGFEAKDDYPLSKEELLSSVVKALEAREQSKEQHLKELVEGIKVESTPSMNSSTPKVSSSSCLVTQRPTQAPGSIMSHKTSGILVSSGGRATSSNVGHVTFGESSAGHVTFGSTSATTGGLMSSRGSTPGRVTFQSPNSSSYLGSTGYVGSSRDHESFEASKGPGSESSGGLGSSPGPASSTGQASTTSKDSRNNY, translated from the exons atggcaccccactccagtactcttgcctggaaaatcccatggatggaggagtctg GAGCCTCACCCTCTTTGGCCAAGATGCCTTTTGGACTCTCGGCTGGGAGCACTCGTTCCGAGGATGGAAGTGAGGCCTTCTTGGAGGGAATGG TAGACTGGGAGCTGAGCCGACTGCAGCGACAATGCAAAGTGATGGAAGATGAAAGGCGAGCCTACAGCAAAGAAGTCCATCAGCGCATCAACAAGCAGCT TGAGGAGATCCAGCGCCTGGAGGGCGTGCGACACAAACTGCGGGTGCAGATCAGCATTGCCCAGAGCCAGGTCAGGCGGCTGCGGGACAGCGAGAGGCTGGAGAACATGGGTCACCTGCTCAAGTGCCAGGTCCGGGTGCAGGCTGAGGTCAAGGAGCTGCAGGCACAGAACCAAGCCCTGGACAGGCAG ATCCAGGAATGGGAGAGCCGGAACTCTGCCCACAGCAAGAATGCCAGGTCTCCAGGATGCGTCCAGGATCACAAGGTCAAGAGCCAGCGAAGGATCAAGAGTCTCGAAAACCAGCTAGACAAG gtCATCTGTCGCTTTGACATCCAGCTGGCTCAGAACGCGACCTTGAGGGAGGAGCTAGATCTCCTGCGGATCGAGAGGAACCGCTATCTGAACGTGGACCGAAAGCTCCAGAAG GAGATCCAGCTCCTGAAGGACTCGGTCAGGAACCTCATGGTCTCCTCCACCTCCGCCTACACTGTCAG ggAAGAGGCGAAGACCAAGTTAGGCATGCTTCGGGAGAGAGCTGAGAAGGAGGTGGCCCAGAACGAGACGGAGGTGCAGATCTTGCAGCGGCAGATCGCGCACTTGGAGCAGCTGCACCGCTTTCTCAATCTCAAGAACGGCGACCGGCAGCCGGATTCCGCCATCGTAGAGAAGCGCGAGCAGCGGG CCCAGGAGGTGGCCGAAGGCCTCCGGAAGACCTCCCAGGAGAAGTTGGTGCTGCGCTACGAGGACGCCCTGAATAAACTGTCCCAGCTGACCGGGGAGACCGACCCGGACTTGCTGGTGGAAAAGTATCTGGAGT TGGAGGAGCGGAACTTTGCGGAGTTCAACTTCATCAATGAACAGAACTCGGAGCTGGAGCACTTGCAGGAGGAGATCAAGGAG ATGCAGGAGGCCTTGGTGAGCGGGCGCCGCAGCGAGGAGGACCGGCGAgcgcagcaggagcagcagcggGCCGAGTTGCAGCAGCGCGTGGACGATGTGCACTCGGAGGCCGACGACCTGGAGGCCCGCTACCACAATTTTCGCGGGCAGCTGGAGAAGCTCAAGACCA ACATCCAGCACCTCTTCACCAGGGTCCAGTGTGATAGCACCATCATCAATGATCTCCTCGGGGTCAAGACCCACATGAGAGACCGGGACATCAGCCTTTTCCTGAGCCTCATCGAGAAGCGACTGGTGCAGCTCCTGACGGTGCAGGCCTTCCTGGAAACGCAG AACAACACCTCCACCAGCATGCTCAACGCTTCCCTCATGGTGCTGGGCCAGAGCTCTGAGGATTTTCCTAAGAAGGTGGCCCCGCCTCAGCCCCCAGACAACCT GGAGGACCCCCCAGGTTTTGAGGCCAAAGACGACTATCCTTTGAGCAAGGAGGAGCTGCTGAGCTCTGTGGTGAAGGCG CTGGAGGCCCGGGAGCAGTCGAAGGAGCAGCACCTGAAGGAGCTGGTCGAGGGCATCAAGGTGGAGAGCACCCCGAGCATGAACTCCAGCACCCCGAAGGTCAGCTCCAGCTCGTGCCTGGTGACCCAGCGGCCCACTCAAGCCCCCGGGTCCATCATGAGCCACAAGACCAGCGGCATCCTGGTGTCCAGCGGAGGCCGCGCCACCAGCTCCAACGTGGGCCACGTGACCTTCGGGGAGTCCAGCGCAGGCCACGTGACCTTCGGCTCCACCAGCGCCACCACGGGGGGACTGATGTCCAGTCGAGGCTCCACCCCGGGCCGCGTGACCTTCCAATCCCCCAACTCTAGCAGCTACCTGGGGTCCACTGGATATGTGGGGTCCAGCAGAGACCACGAGAGCTTTGAGGCGAGCAAAGGCCCTGGGTCAGAATCGAGCGGAGGCCTCGGGTCCAGCCCCGGCCCTGCCTCCAGCACTGGCCAGGCCTCCACAACCAGCAAGGACTCCCGGAACAACTACTAG
- the ODAD1 gene encoding outer dynein arm-docking complex subunit 1 isoform X2 has translation MPFGLSAGSTRSEDGSEAFLEGMDWELSRLQRQCKVMEDERRAYSKEVHQRINKQLEEIQRLEGVRHKLRVQISIAQSQVRRLRDSERLENMGHLLKCQVRVQAEVKELQAQNQALDRQIQEWESRNSAHSKNARSPGCVQDHKVKSQRRIKSLENQLDKVICRFDIQLAQNATLREELDLLRIERNRYLNVDRKLQKEIQLLKDSVRNLMVSSTSAYTVREEAKTKLGMLRERAEKEVAQNETEVQILQRQIAHLEQLHRFLNLKNGDRQPDSAIVEKREQRAQEVAEGLRKTSQEKLVLRYEDALNKLSQLTGETDPDLLVEKYLELEERNFAEFNFINEQNSELEHLQEEIKEMQEALVSGRRSEEDRRAQQEQQRAELQQRVDDVHSEADDLEARYHNFRGQLEKLKTSEPRPWLLLGGCDEQAGSPAGVGHGQTFRGSLCAFPCPSVPRPSIHSASIHPSILQQHPFLLPVQRDKSQAALGLNPSSPICELWVQCDSTIINDLLGVKTHMRDRDISLFLSLIEKRLVQLLTVQAFLETQNNTSTSMLNASLMVLGQSSEDFPKKVAPPQPPDNLEDPPGFEAKDDYPLSKEELLSSVVKALEAREQSKEQHLKELVEGIKVESTPSMNSSTPKVSSSSCLVTQRPTQAPGSIMSHKTSGILVSSGGRATSSNVGHVTFGESSAGHVTFGSTSATTGGLMSSRGSTPGRVTFQSPNSSSYLGSTGYVGSSRDHESFEASKGPGSESSGGLGSSPGPASSTGQASTTSKDSRNNY, from the exons ATGCCTTTTGGACTCTCGGCTGGGAGCACTCGTTCCGAGGATGGAAGTGAGGCCTTCTTGGAGGGAATGG ACTGGGAGCTGAGCCGACTGCAGCGACAATGCAAAGTGATGGAAGATGAAAGGCGAGCCTACAGCAAAGAAGTCCATCAGCGCATCAACAAGCAGCT TGAGGAGATCCAGCGCCTGGAGGGCGTGCGACACAAACTGCGGGTGCAGATCAGCATTGCCCAGAGCCAGGTCAGGCGGCTGCGGGACAGCGAGAGGCTGGAGAACATGGGTCACCTGCTCAAGTGCCAGGTCCGGGTGCAGGCTGAGGTCAAGGAGCTGCAGGCACAGAACCAAGCCCTGGACAGGCAG ATCCAGGAATGGGAGAGCCGGAACTCTGCCCACAGCAAGAATGCCAGGTCTCCAGGATGCGTCCAGGATCACAAGGTCAAGAGCCAGCGAAGGATCAAGAGTCTCGAAAACCAGCTAGACAAG gtCATCTGTCGCTTTGACATCCAGCTGGCTCAGAACGCGACCTTGAGGGAGGAGCTAGATCTCCTGCGGATCGAGAGGAACCGCTATCTGAACGTGGACCGAAAGCTCCAGAAG GAGATCCAGCTCCTGAAGGACTCGGTCAGGAACCTCATGGTCTCCTCCACCTCCGCCTACACTGTCAG ggAAGAGGCGAAGACCAAGTTAGGCATGCTTCGGGAGAGAGCTGAGAAGGAGGTGGCCCAGAACGAGACGGAGGTGCAGATCTTGCAGCGGCAGATCGCGCACTTGGAGCAGCTGCACCGCTTTCTCAATCTCAAGAACGGCGACCGGCAGCCGGATTCCGCCATCGTAGAGAAGCGCGAGCAGCGGG CCCAGGAGGTGGCCGAAGGCCTCCGGAAGACCTCCCAGGAGAAGTTGGTGCTGCGCTACGAGGACGCCCTGAATAAACTGTCCCAGCTGACCGGGGAGACCGACCCGGACTTGCTGGTGGAAAAGTATCTGGAGT TGGAGGAGCGGAACTTTGCGGAGTTCAACTTCATCAATGAACAGAACTCGGAGCTGGAGCACTTGCAGGAGGAGATCAAGGAG ATGCAGGAGGCCTTGGTGAGCGGGCGCCGCAGCGAGGAGGACCGGCGAgcgcagcaggagcagcagcggGCCGAGTTGCAGCAGCGCGTGGACGATGTGCACTCGGAGGCCGACGACCTGGAGGCCCGCTACCACAATTTTCGCGGGCAGCTGGAGAAGCTCAAGACCAGTGAGCCCCGGCCCTGGCTTCTTCTGGGAGGCTGTGATGAGCAGGCGGGGAGCCCTGCCGGGGTTGGCCACGGACAGACATTCCGAGGATCACTTTGTGCATTCCCTTGTCCGTCTGTCCcacgtccatccatccattctgcatccatccatccatccatcctgcaGCAGCATCCATTcctccttccagtgcagagggacAAGAGTCAGGCTGCCCTGGGTCTGAATCCCAGCTCCCCCATCTGTGAACTTTG GGTCCAGTGTGATAGCACCATCATCAATGATCTCCTCGGGGTCAAGACCCACATGAGAGACCGGGACATCAGCCTTTTCCTGAGCCTCATCGAGAAGCGACTGGTGCAGCTCCTGACGGTGCAGGCCTTCCTGGAAACGCAG AACAACACCTCCACCAGCATGCTCAACGCTTCCCTCATGGTGCTGGGCCAGAGCTCTGAGGATTTTCCTAAGAAGGTGGCCCCGCCTCAGCCCCCAGACAACCT GGAGGACCCCCCAGGTTTTGAGGCCAAAGACGACTATCCTTTGAGCAAGGAGGAGCTGCTGAGCTCTGTGGTGAAGGCG CTGGAGGCCCGGGAGCAGTCGAAGGAGCAGCACCTGAAGGAGCTGGTCGAGGGCATCAAGGTGGAGAGCACCCCGAGCATGAACTCCAGCACCCCGAAGGTCAGCTCCAGCTCGTGCCTGGTGACCCAGCGGCCCACTCAAGCCCCCGGGTCCATCATGAGCCACAAGACCAGCGGCATCCTGGTGTCCAGCGGAGGCCGCGCCACCAGCTCCAACGTGGGCCACGTGACCTTCGGGGAGTCCAGCGCAGGCCACGTGACCTTCGGCTCCACCAGCGCCACCACGGGGGGACTGATGTCCAGTCGAGGCTCCACCCCGGGCCGCGTGACCTTCCAATCCCCCAACTCTAGCAGCTACCTGGGGTCCACTGGATATGTGGGGTCCAGCAGAGACCACGAGAGCTTTGAGGCGAGCAAAGGCCCTGGGTCAGAATCGAGCGGAGGCCTCGGGTCCAGCCCCGGCCCTGCCTCCAGCACTGGCCAGGCCTCCACAACCAGCAAGGACTCCCGGAACAACTACTAG
- the ODAD1 gene encoding outer dynein arm-docking complex subunit 1 isoform X1 — MPFGLSAGSTRSEDGSEAFLEGMVDWELSRLQRQCKVMEDERRAYSKEVHQRINKQLEEIQRLEGVRHKLRVQISIAQSQVRRLRDSERLENMGHLLKCQVRVQAEVKELQAQNQALDRQIQEWESRNSAHSKNARSPGCVQDHKVKSQRRIKSLENQLDKVICRFDIQLAQNATLREELDLLRIERNRYLNVDRKLQKEIQLLKDSVRNLMVSSTSAYTVREEAKTKLGMLRERAEKEVAQNETEVQILQRQIAHLEQLHRFLNLKNGDRQPDSAIVEKREQRAQEVAEGLRKTSQEKLVLRYEDALNKLSQLTGETDPDLLVEKYLELEERNFAEFNFINEQNSELEHLQEEIKEMQEALVSGRRSEEDRRAQQEQQRAELQQRVDDVHSEADDLEARYHNFRGQLEKLKTSEPRPWLLLGGCDEQAGSPAGVGHGQTFRGSLCAFPCPSVPRPSIHSASIHPSILQQHPFLLPVQRDKSQAALGLNPSSPICELWVQCDSTIINDLLGVKTHMRDRDISLFLSLIEKRLVQLLTVQAFLETQNNTSTSMLNASLMVLGQSSEDFPKKVAPPQPPDNLEDPPGFEAKDDYPLSKEELLSSVVKALEAREQSKEQHLKELVEGIKVESTPSMNSSTPKVSSSSCLVTQRPTQAPGSIMSHKTSGILVSSGGRATSSNVGHVTFGESSAGHVTFGSTSATTGGLMSSRGSTPGRVTFQSPNSSSYLGSTGYVGSSRDHESFEASKGPGSESSGGLGSSPGPASSTGQASTTSKDSRNNY; from the exons ATGCCTTTTGGACTCTCGGCTGGGAGCACTCGTTCCGAGGATGGAAGTGAGGCCTTCTTGGAGGGAATGG TAGACTGGGAGCTGAGCCGACTGCAGCGACAATGCAAAGTGATGGAAGATGAAAGGCGAGCCTACAGCAAAGAAGTCCATCAGCGCATCAACAAGCAGCT TGAGGAGATCCAGCGCCTGGAGGGCGTGCGACACAAACTGCGGGTGCAGATCAGCATTGCCCAGAGCCAGGTCAGGCGGCTGCGGGACAGCGAGAGGCTGGAGAACATGGGTCACCTGCTCAAGTGCCAGGTCCGGGTGCAGGCTGAGGTCAAGGAGCTGCAGGCACAGAACCAAGCCCTGGACAGGCAG ATCCAGGAATGGGAGAGCCGGAACTCTGCCCACAGCAAGAATGCCAGGTCTCCAGGATGCGTCCAGGATCACAAGGTCAAGAGCCAGCGAAGGATCAAGAGTCTCGAAAACCAGCTAGACAAG gtCATCTGTCGCTTTGACATCCAGCTGGCTCAGAACGCGACCTTGAGGGAGGAGCTAGATCTCCTGCGGATCGAGAGGAACCGCTATCTGAACGTGGACCGAAAGCTCCAGAAG GAGATCCAGCTCCTGAAGGACTCGGTCAGGAACCTCATGGTCTCCTCCACCTCCGCCTACACTGTCAG ggAAGAGGCGAAGACCAAGTTAGGCATGCTTCGGGAGAGAGCTGAGAAGGAGGTGGCCCAGAACGAGACGGAGGTGCAGATCTTGCAGCGGCAGATCGCGCACTTGGAGCAGCTGCACCGCTTTCTCAATCTCAAGAACGGCGACCGGCAGCCGGATTCCGCCATCGTAGAGAAGCGCGAGCAGCGGG CCCAGGAGGTGGCCGAAGGCCTCCGGAAGACCTCCCAGGAGAAGTTGGTGCTGCGCTACGAGGACGCCCTGAATAAACTGTCCCAGCTGACCGGGGAGACCGACCCGGACTTGCTGGTGGAAAAGTATCTGGAGT TGGAGGAGCGGAACTTTGCGGAGTTCAACTTCATCAATGAACAGAACTCGGAGCTGGAGCACTTGCAGGAGGAGATCAAGGAG ATGCAGGAGGCCTTGGTGAGCGGGCGCCGCAGCGAGGAGGACCGGCGAgcgcagcaggagcagcagcggGCCGAGTTGCAGCAGCGCGTGGACGATGTGCACTCGGAGGCCGACGACCTGGAGGCCCGCTACCACAATTTTCGCGGGCAGCTGGAGAAGCTCAAGACCAGTGAGCCCCGGCCCTGGCTTCTTCTGGGAGGCTGTGATGAGCAGGCGGGGAGCCCTGCCGGGGTTGGCCACGGACAGACATTCCGAGGATCACTTTGTGCATTCCCTTGTCCGTCTGTCCcacgtccatccatccattctgcatccatccatccatccatcctgcaGCAGCATCCATTcctccttccagtgcagagggacAAGAGTCAGGCTGCCCTGGGTCTGAATCCCAGCTCCCCCATCTGTGAACTTTG GGTCCAGTGTGATAGCACCATCATCAATGATCTCCTCGGGGTCAAGACCCACATGAGAGACCGGGACATCAGCCTTTTCCTGAGCCTCATCGAGAAGCGACTGGTGCAGCTCCTGACGGTGCAGGCCTTCCTGGAAACGCAG AACAACACCTCCACCAGCATGCTCAACGCTTCCCTCATGGTGCTGGGCCAGAGCTCTGAGGATTTTCCTAAGAAGGTGGCCCCGCCTCAGCCCCCAGACAACCT GGAGGACCCCCCAGGTTTTGAGGCCAAAGACGACTATCCTTTGAGCAAGGAGGAGCTGCTGAGCTCTGTGGTGAAGGCG CTGGAGGCCCGGGAGCAGTCGAAGGAGCAGCACCTGAAGGAGCTGGTCGAGGGCATCAAGGTGGAGAGCACCCCGAGCATGAACTCCAGCACCCCGAAGGTCAGCTCCAGCTCGTGCCTGGTGACCCAGCGGCCCACTCAAGCCCCCGGGTCCATCATGAGCCACAAGACCAGCGGCATCCTGGTGTCCAGCGGAGGCCGCGCCACCAGCTCCAACGTGGGCCACGTGACCTTCGGGGAGTCCAGCGCAGGCCACGTGACCTTCGGCTCCACCAGCGCCACCACGGGGGGACTGATGTCCAGTCGAGGCTCCACCCCGGGCCGCGTGACCTTCCAATCCCCCAACTCTAGCAGCTACCTGGGGTCCACTGGATATGTGGGGTCCAGCAGAGACCACGAGAGCTTTGAGGCGAGCAAAGGCCCTGGGTCAGAATCGAGCGGAGGCCTCGGGTCCAGCCCCGGCCCTGCCTCCAGCACTGGCCAGGCCTCCACAACCAGCAAGGACTCCCGGAACAACTACTAG
- the ODAD1 gene encoding outer dynein arm-docking complex subunit 1 isoform X3, whose amino-acid sequence MEDERRAYSKEVHQRINKQLEEIQRLEGVRHKLRVQISIAQSQVRRLRDSERLENMGHLLKCQVRVQAEVKELQAQNQALDRQIQEWESRNSAHSKNARSPGCVQDHKVKSQRRIKSLENQLDKVICRFDIQLAQNATLREELDLLRIERNRYLNVDRKLQKEIQLLKDSVRNLMVSSTSAYTVREEAKTKLGMLRERAEKEVAQNETEVQILQRQIAHLEQLHRFLNLKNGDRQPDSAIVEKREQRAQEVAEGLRKTSQEKLVLRYEDALNKLSQLTGETDPDLLVEKYLELEERNFAEFNFINEQNSELEHLQEEIKEMQEALVSGRRSEEDRRAQQEQQRAELQQRVDDVHSEADDLEARYHNFRGQLEKLKTSEPRPWLLLGGCDEQAGSPAGVGHGQTFRGSLCAFPCPSVPRPSIHSASIHPSILQQHPFLLPVQRDKSQAALGLNPSSPICELWVQCDSTIINDLLGVKTHMRDRDISLFLSLIEKRLVQLLTVQAFLETQNNTSTSMLNASLMVLGQSSEDFPKKVAPPQPPDNLEDPPGFEAKDDYPLSKEELLSSVVKALEAREQSKEQHLKELVEGIKVESTPSMNSSTPKVSSSSCLVTQRPTQAPGSIMSHKTSGILVSSGGRATSSNVGHVTFGESSAGHVTFGSTSATTGGLMSSRGSTPGRVTFQSPNSSSYLGSTGYVGSSRDHESFEASKGPGSESSGGLGSSPGPASSTGQASTTSKDSRNNY is encoded by the exons ATGGAAGATGAAAGGCGAGCCTACAGCAAAGAAGTCCATCAGCGCATCAACAAGCAGCT TGAGGAGATCCAGCGCCTGGAGGGCGTGCGACACAAACTGCGGGTGCAGATCAGCATTGCCCAGAGCCAGGTCAGGCGGCTGCGGGACAGCGAGAGGCTGGAGAACATGGGTCACCTGCTCAAGTGCCAGGTCCGGGTGCAGGCTGAGGTCAAGGAGCTGCAGGCACAGAACCAAGCCCTGGACAGGCAG ATCCAGGAATGGGAGAGCCGGAACTCTGCCCACAGCAAGAATGCCAGGTCTCCAGGATGCGTCCAGGATCACAAGGTCAAGAGCCAGCGAAGGATCAAGAGTCTCGAAAACCAGCTAGACAAG gtCATCTGTCGCTTTGACATCCAGCTGGCTCAGAACGCGACCTTGAGGGAGGAGCTAGATCTCCTGCGGATCGAGAGGAACCGCTATCTGAACGTGGACCGAAAGCTCCAGAAG GAGATCCAGCTCCTGAAGGACTCGGTCAGGAACCTCATGGTCTCCTCCACCTCCGCCTACACTGTCAG ggAAGAGGCGAAGACCAAGTTAGGCATGCTTCGGGAGAGAGCTGAGAAGGAGGTGGCCCAGAACGAGACGGAGGTGCAGATCTTGCAGCGGCAGATCGCGCACTTGGAGCAGCTGCACCGCTTTCTCAATCTCAAGAACGGCGACCGGCAGCCGGATTCCGCCATCGTAGAGAAGCGCGAGCAGCGGG CCCAGGAGGTGGCCGAAGGCCTCCGGAAGACCTCCCAGGAGAAGTTGGTGCTGCGCTACGAGGACGCCCTGAATAAACTGTCCCAGCTGACCGGGGAGACCGACCCGGACTTGCTGGTGGAAAAGTATCTGGAGT TGGAGGAGCGGAACTTTGCGGAGTTCAACTTCATCAATGAACAGAACTCGGAGCTGGAGCACTTGCAGGAGGAGATCAAGGAG ATGCAGGAGGCCTTGGTGAGCGGGCGCCGCAGCGAGGAGGACCGGCGAgcgcagcaggagcagcagcggGCCGAGTTGCAGCAGCGCGTGGACGATGTGCACTCGGAGGCCGACGACCTGGAGGCCCGCTACCACAATTTTCGCGGGCAGCTGGAGAAGCTCAAGACCAGTGAGCCCCGGCCCTGGCTTCTTCTGGGAGGCTGTGATGAGCAGGCGGGGAGCCCTGCCGGGGTTGGCCACGGACAGACATTCCGAGGATCACTTTGTGCATTCCCTTGTCCGTCTGTCCcacgtccatccatccattctgcatccatccatccatccatcctgcaGCAGCATCCATTcctccttccagtgcagagggacAAGAGTCAGGCTGCCCTGGGTCTGAATCCCAGCTCCCCCATCTGTGAACTTTG GGTCCAGTGTGATAGCACCATCATCAATGATCTCCTCGGGGTCAAGACCCACATGAGAGACCGGGACATCAGCCTTTTCCTGAGCCTCATCGAGAAGCGACTGGTGCAGCTCCTGACGGTGCAGGCCTTCCTGGAAACGCAG AACAACACCTCCACCAGCATGCTCAACGCTTCCCTCATGGTGCTGGGCCAGAGCTCTGAGGATTTTCCTAAGAAGGTGGCCCCGCCTCAGCCCCCAGACAACCT GGAGGACCCCCCAGGTTTTGAGGCCAAAGACGACTATCCTTTGAGCAAGGAGGAGCTGCTGAGCTCTGTGGTGAAGGCG CTGGAGGCCCGGGAGCAGTCGAAGGAGCAGCACCTGAAGGAGCTGGTCGAGGGCATCAAGGTGGAGAGCACCCCGAGCATGAACTCCAGCACCCCGAAGGTCAGCTCCAGCTCGTGCCTGGTGACCCAGCGGCCCACTCAAGCCCCCGGGTCCATCATGAGCCACAAGACCAGCGGCATCCTGGTGTCCAGCGGAGGCCGCGCCACCAGCTCCAACGTGGGCCACGTGACCTTCGGGGAGTCCAGCGCAGGCCACGTGACCTTCGGCTCCACCAGCGCCACCACGGGGGGACTGATGTCCAGTCGAGGCTCCACCCCGGGCCGCGTGACCTTCCAATCCCCCAACTCTAGCAGCTACCTGGGGTCCACTGGATATGTGGGGTCCAGCAGAGACCACGAGAGCTTTGAGGCGAGCAAAGGCCCTGGGTCAGAATCGAGCGGAGGCCTCGGGTCCAGCCCCGGCCCTGCCTCCAGCACTGGCCAGGCCTCCACAACCAGCAAGGACTCCCGGAACAACTACTAG